The Leptidea sinapis chromosome 24, ilLepSina1.1, whole genome shotgun sequence region GACGCCGCCACAAGTAGTGGCATTAAAGCGATcatgacgaagcctgtcacgagagatatatatatatatatatatatatatatatatatatatattaaaattataaacctGTGTAACCTTAATTTTTGATATGGAAAATTGTGGTGGCCGTATGGCACAGGTATGTTCCTCACTTACTAGAAGGTCACATCcatatgtttgtaccatttttgttactgtAATAAACATTTGTCAATACTGCAGTAATACAAGGAAGTATAACTCCAGTTTTAAAACTGGATAGGAGCAGTAGATTCCAGTTGAAAGAAGCAATTGTCAATGTAATCCTATCTCACCCAAAATTTCagtttttagaaatattttgtaaactatGAGAAGAATATGGTTGACAAGTAAATGGGAGTCCAACgttttataaactaaatttataaaaGAACAATTGAACACATAGGAGAACACATACACTTATCTGATTCCAGTAATGATTACTGAAAATGTATCGAAAGATTAAATAGAAGAGTCATGAATTTGTGGAAAGGTCCTGGGTCCTCAAGTGAATTTATGAAAAGCAAAGACTTACCTATATAGGGTTGGCAAACTTAGGCAAATCAACCAGAGGacaagataattttttttaattaatttttggacaatggttttgtataaaaattaaaataattcaattaaaactCTGAAAAGGAGATGAACAGAACAGGGGACACTGTAATAAAACATGATATTGTGCTATTTCATAGGAAAGTGGAAAATCTAGGACAGGCCTTCATCTCGGCAAAATGTTGACAGCtcaaaaaatgaaaagtactcCTTGGTTGTAATTTACATTtgagaaatataattataaaagttataatgGCTTATTATCATCTATGGATATCCTtttctataaattaaaatttttacttattaaataataatcacCTTTCTGATTCGAAAATTTGTCATGGTCcaagataaaattaatatttaaatatatacgaTCCCGAACTAATATGCATCAAATTTTAATCACTCAGATATACCAGCACCAAATGACAGCAGTGCAAGCTGTTGGTCGCTGTATGGGCTGGCAGCTGCTGGCCAGCAGTTCACATCTTGGCTCAGGCCCTGTTGAACCACTCGGAAATGCTTCCTCCTGTCTTCTTGCTTCACATAATGGTAACCAATTGTAGATATCATACATTTTATCAATGCcatctttttataaaatactaaacaTAATGTTTTGGTATACCTATCTACCCAGGGAAATTATtttgcataaataatataatgatttttaaGAAGTGTaagattttataacaaatatatggcTTAGACCACTTTTGTTCAAATATGTTACAATGTCTTTATGCTATTTTAACATATCTTAGTAAAAagtagatatatttgccatttattactaaaaatttatttgcaggtGATAGAATGATAGCAATTAGATGTGAACCATCAGTTGGTATTCAAGTATTTATTGCTCAATCTCCAAAGAAAGACTTCTTTGTCAGCGAGTTAGTACAAGATAAAAAATGGGAGAATTTAGGTGGAGCATTCAAAGAAGTTAAACTTGATAAAATGGAAGGAAGGAACTTTCTCAATAAAATGGAACTGCTAATGGCCTGCCTGAGTAGTCCTTCTTGAATTTACacttaaaatgatattaaattaaaacattgtGATTGGaataatttgtgttttatttattatacataatgaATCTTAGCATTAAAGTGCTTAGGTACAATGTTAAAGATATACTGAAGGTTGTTCCTCTTTATTGTTTCAAGTTATTAAAGATtaaaatatctgaaacaaacattttaacatttattatgaATCCAAAGTACTTCGGAAATTATCAATTTAGCACATTATACTTTTGAATTGTACCTAATAATAGCATAAACTTACGAAAGCCTTCCTTATAGTAgaatacaaaaatgaatataaaaactaAGCCTACACACAATATTACCAAAGCAATCCAACAATTACAGTCAACACTTAATATTTTGCTGATTTTTTACTTTTCTATAGATAAAGCAATTATAATCTATAACTCCTATATGTGTGCTTACAATTCTTGAAATCAAcagttttctattaaaaatcatttacttGGGAGTTTGACCAAATGTGATTTGAATCtctaataatatacataatacctGGTATTGCATATAGTATCTTTTTAACTCacaaattttaaatagaaattaaatagTTACTACTACATTGTTAAAGAATCAATGTTGTTGAATGTTGACCAATATGCATAAGATTAAAAACTTGGTCATATTTTGTAGGTTATGTTGCATgagaatgaaaaataaaaattttgtgtaaaaaagttaaataaaatcataGTAAAATTTATTCAGTTAATAAAACTGATAAAAGTCAAgaaatatatcattgatattcTGTGGTTTTCGTCATAATTGATAAAACCTGTTTGAGACTCATTACTGCAAATGTATGATTTTATATAACCTTAACTAGCTAcacacaacataatattatattgaagaaaatcttaatcctaatataataagaaaattaatattacctCTAAATCCTAAGACATCGACAGAGCTCTTCTCAGTAGTAAACCCCCCTTATATGACGAACAGTGTGAAACGCTTGTAAGGCTTCAGATTACAATTAACATTAAACCTAACGATAAAACTAAAGAGTTAAATTAAAATCGCCCCATCGGTGACCTAGATCTGCCATTGTCTCTATTTCCTGAGCCATAGCCATTGCGGTTGAAAGAGCGGCCACCACcaccgccgccgccgccgccgtaGCTGTTGTTGTAAGGTCTGCCGCCGCCGGAGCCCCCGAATGAGCGGCCTCTAAATCCACCGCCTCTTCCGCCGCCGCCGCCACCGCCGCGGAAGCCCCGACGAGGCCCGTCACGTTTTCTGGACAGCTCTACTTTTAATGTCGCGCCTAACATTTCGAAACCGTTCATAGCGCTACAAGCATCTTCAGCCTCCTGCATGTTTTCAAATTCTATGAAAGCGAAGCCTGGGGGGTTTAGTGCGACCCAAACTGAGTTCAATTTTCCATATTTATCAAATTCTCTTTCCAAGTCTTCTTTTTTAATTCCTTCCACTAGACCTCCAACATAAACACGTGTTCCACCCGAGctcattttgatttattttctataaatacaaatataaattgtaatataagaaataacaCAATGATTAAACAAAACAAGATGTCGTCACGGCATCAAGATGCCACGCCATCCCACAAGAGCCGCAA contains the following coding sequences:
- the LOC126971699 gene encoding RNA-binding protein Rsf1 codes for the protein MSSGGTRVYVGGLVEGIKKEDLEREFDKYGKLNSVWVALNPPGFAFIEFENMQEAEDACSAMNGFEMLGATLKVELSRKRDGPRRGFRGGGGGGGRGGGFRGRSFGGSGGGRPYNNSYGGGGGGGGGRSFNRNGYGSGNRDNGRSRSPMGRF